The proteins below are encoded in one region of Cherax quadricarinatus isolate ZL_2023a chromosome 92, ASM3850222v1, whole genome shotgun sequence:
- the LOC128698316 gene encoding hexosaminidase D-like has protein sequence MTLKCRRRRVGMTVGMIIVLSMIVMWMFPTGRLKLKSSVFLVTPRQHLPPVHLPSGQGLHTQPGTEAPPDRLWHLDLKGAAPRIEVIEGMMVLAAQAGATGVLVEWEDSFPFTGSLANLSAYNAYTIDEVKRVGIAAKGAGLMMIHLMQSLGHLEYALKLPEWAELREGESPGEACPSHPGTSRLVTEAINQMMSAVQTSIVHIGADEVFTLAQCRRCQARDLAPLQLYVDHVAYVAQYVKSRWGVRVLIWDDMLRHAPSHLLHALAGLVEPTVWAYGPDVSRMVPPYILRTYAAVFPRVWLAPAFKGATGPRAIMPDAAKHAANTLAWVQVGQRMRRYAGLNVAGIVVTGWSRYDHFAVLCELLPPSVPSLVLTLLTASRGFLTPAVLHDAYTLLECPPHVILDPTRDPHLWASRDCSFQGANMVSFLHRYARLRDNINTMMREIETGGWMTPYNIHHNFSSPNRVREATVSLRSFTSALRDLRIEAQAVLPQYHNNATVEEWTEQHLATLNATLATLTHSATLLLSHKTWPRRPLERPSSPET, from the coding sequence ATGACATTAAAGTGTCGACGTCGACGTGTGGGCATGACAGTAGGGATGATAATAGTCTTGAGTATGATAGTAATGTGGATGTTTCCAACAGGGCGACTGAAACTGAAGTCATCTGTGTTCTTAGTCACACCTCGTCAACACCTTCCCCCAGTGCATCTCCCATCTGGGCAGGGATTGCATACCCAGCCTGGCACTGAAGCGCCCCCTGACCGTCTGTGGCATCTAGATCTTAAGGGTGCTGCCcctaggatagaggtgattgaggGTATGATGGTACTAGCGGCGCAAGCAGGAGCAACAGGGGTTCTGGTAGAGTGGGAAGATTCCTTCCCCTTCACAGGGTCGCTAGCAAACCTCTCAGCCTACAATGCTTATACAATTGATGAGGTGAAACGCGTTGGAATAGCAGCCAAAGGTGCAGGATTGATGATGATTCATTTGATGCAGAGTTTAGGGCATTTGGAATATGCCCTCAAGCTTCCAGAGTGGGCAGAGCTACGCGAGGGTGAGTCCCCAGGGGAGGCTTGCCCGTCTCACCCGGGCACGTCACGTCTGGTTACTGAGGCCATCAATCAGATGATGTCAGCGGTGCAGACATCAATCGTCCACATAGGTGCAGATGAGGTGTTTACTTTAGCTCAGTGCCGCCGTTGTCAGGCTCGTGATCTGGCACCTTTACAATTGTACGTGGATCATGTGGCGTACGTGGCGCAGTACGTGAAATCGAGGTGGGGCGTGCGTGTGTTGATATGGGATGATATGCTCCGCCACGCCCCTTCCCACCTGCTGCATGCTCTGGCTGGTCTGGTGGAACCCACAGTATGGGCGTATGGTCCAGACGTGTCTAGGATGGTCCCACCATACATTCTTAGGACCTACGCAGCTGTCTTTCCCAGGGTATGGTTGGCCCCAGCGTTTAAAGGAGCCACGGGACCCCGCGCGATCATGCCCGATGCTGCTAAGCATGCTGCTAATACCCTGGCCTGGGTGCAGGTTGGGCAGCGGATGAGGCGCTATGCTGGTCTGAATGTTGCTGGAATTGTGGTTACTGGCTGGTCTCGTTATGACCACTTCGCTGTGCTCTGTGAACTGCTCCCTCCGTCTGTCCCCTCGCTAGTCTTAACCCTCCTGACTGCTTCACGTGGGTTCCTGACGCCTGCTGTCCTACACGATGCCTACACCCTGCTGGAATGCCCCCCGCATGTGATCCTGGATCCTACAAGAGATCCACATCTATGGGCATCTCGTGACTGCTCGTTCCAGGGAGCCAACATGGTTTCCTTTCTTCACCGCTACGCTCGTCTGAGAGATAACATCAACACCATGATGAGAGAGATAGAAACTGGAGGCTGGATGACCCCATACAACATCCATCACAATTTCTCCTCACCCAACCGCGTAAGGGAAGCTACGGTAAGCCTACGTAGCTTCACCTCAGCTCTGAGGGACCTGCGCATCGAAGCACAAGCGGTGTTACCACAGTACCACAATAACGCTACAGTAGAGGAATGGACAGAACAACATCTAGCAACTCTCAATGCCACACTTGCTACTCTTACCCACTCTGCTACTTTACTGTTGAGTCACAAGACCTGGCCCAGGAGACCTTTGGAACGCCCGTCATCCCCTGAAACCtga